The genomic interval GTCCTGGCGGTCTCGCCAGCCGGCCTGCACCTCGACGAGGGTCGAGCCCGCACCGAGCGCCCGCGCGACCGCGAGGGGCAGACTCGTCTTGCCGGTTCCGCTGATGCCTTGCAGCAGGTGGAGTCGGCTCATCGCGAGGCCGCCCAAGAAGCAGCGGATGTCACGCAGCTCGTAGAACAGCACCTTGTCCGGGTTGGCCGGATCGATGGCGATGCGGTGCTGGAGATCCTGGCAGAACGCCTTCAGGTCGGAGATCTCGTCGGTCACGGGCGTCTGGGTCTGGAGCCCGCTGTCGCCGTCCATCTGGCTGCATGCCGGGAATGGGCTCACGCCGTCGGCGCGTCGAATGCGCTCGTTGACATCCTTGCGTAGCTCCTCGAGCGCCGTATGCAGGAGGTCGCGGGCGCTCTCCAGCGCAGCCTTCTGGTCGCGAAGCGTCTCGAGCTCCGTGACGGCGATCGACGCCTTCGCGAGCGCGGTTCTGGCGGCGACGCTCTCCTGCGTGAGCCGGGCGCGCTCCGACTCCCACTCCTCCTGCGCTCGCTCCAGGCTAGCGAGCCGCTCGGTAACATCGTGGTTCGGACGCTTGGCGAGCAGCGCCTTCAGCGAGTCGCGCTCCCGGATGAGGCTGTCGAGCTCCTTCTTCACCTCGTCGAGAGGTCGATTGCCCAACGCGCGCTCTGCTTCGTCGCGAAGACGCAGCTTCTCGTAGAGCTCATCCCTGCTCGCTTGCGCGCTCGCGAGGCGCGCCTCGACGTCCTTCTGCTTGGCCTTCGCCGTCTCTAGTTCGTGGGCTGCACGGCGCGCCACTCGCTCGTCGAACGCCTCGCGGTCCTCACGCAGGACATCCCGCTCGAGCTCGACCTGCGCCGCGCGCTTCTTCAGTTCCGCGCGTTCCTTCGAGAGCAGCTCGCGCTCGACGCGGAGCTGCTCGGCGCTCGAACGCTCCGTCTCCGCGAGGGCACTCTCGTGCATGGCTGCGGCTCGCTTCTGCTCGTCACGCCAGCGCTCGTCCTCAGCGCGGCGCTGGGCCTCCCAGTCCGCGCGCTCCTTGGCGATCTGCGCCCGCGCCTTGGAGAGCTCGTCGCGGAGCGTCACCGCCTCGTCGTCGAGCTGCTTCAGCGATGCCCTACGCTCGGCCGCGAAGCCCGCCTCTGCGTTCAGCTCGCGCTCGCGAATCGCAACCTCGCGTCCCTGGAGGTCGAGCTCGCGCGTCCGCAGATCCTCCTCGGCCTGCTTCGCCCTGGCGTGTGCCTCCTTGGCTCCTCGTTCCGCATCCTCGAGCGTAGTCGCGCGCGCGTTCAGCGCTTCGTCACGCGCGAGCACTGTCCCTTCGAGCGCGCCGAGTTCCTCTTCACGCTTCGCGAGCTGATCGCTCCGGGCCTTCAACAGCGCGAGGGTTTCGTCGATCCGCTTCGCCGCGGCGATGAGATCGAGGTTCGACGCCTCCGAGGATGGAGGGGTAGCGAGCGCGACGTTCAGCTCTTCCTCCGTCGCCTCGGCGACGACAGCGTCGTTTGCTTCGGTGATCGCCGCGAGCGCAGCGGCTGGCGTCTCGGGGGCCGCAGGGGCTACGACGAGCGGCGTCGCCTGTGCCATCGCCGAGGAACTGGGGGCCTTGGCCTGCTGTTGCTGCTGCTGATGGCGGTGCTTGTTCTTCTTGCTCATGGTCTGTCAGATCCTCGCGGAGTCGAGCGGCTGGCCGAGGCCCGAGAGCAGACCTACGGCGCGGTGGACGTCGGCGACGACAGGCAGCACCGACTGAAGGGATGGACGCTCGGCGCCGGCGTGAACCGCACCGCCAGCCCTCGCTACGCCGTCGAGTAGTTCGAGGAGCTTCGGCTCTTGCGCTGCGGCGCGACGAAGTGGATGCGCGCGGTCGTCGCGCGCTGCGAGCACGGCGGCGATGATCGCGCCGCGAAGACGCCAGTTGCCGTCGGGGTAGCACGCGGCCTTCACGTGGTTAGGCTTCACGCGAGCGAGCGCCTCGGGCAGCGGCACGTGGAAGCCAACGGCCTTCGCCGACGCCTCGTAGACACCCTGGCAGTAGACGTCGTCCTCGACAGGCCGACGATCCGTGTAGACGCGTCGCCAGACTTGGCGCGGCGGATGGCGCTGGAAGATCGCGCCGAATGTGGCCTCGAGCGCGCGCCGGGCATCGCCGACGAGCGCGCGGAGCTTGTGGTCCGGGCACGAATCGCCGAGCAGCTCAGCCTCGACGTGGGCGTACTCGAGCGCGACGAGGTCTTCGTACTGGGGCAGATCGCGCGCACTGATCGACAGCGCCTTCTCGACGTTGTTGATCGCCATCGCGCGAATCTCGCTTGCCCAGCGCTGCTGGTCCTGGATCTGCTCGTCGAGCGAGCGGCCGATCATGCCCTCGAGCACCGAGCGGAGACCCGATGACGACCGCATCTCGCGTTCGAGCGCTCGTCGCAGCGTCGGGCTAACGCCAAGTCCGAAGGGGTCGCACGCGTGCCACTCGCCCGCGAGGTCACCGGCCTCGGGCAGGTACATGAAGCTCGTGACGAACACCGGCGTGGGCCGATCGTCCACGAGCGACACGCGCTCGAGAACGACGCTGCCCGCATGCGCGAACGTGTCGTCCTCGTCGGCGCTCTCATAGGACTCCGAGCGTCGAAGCGCCGAGCGATGCCGACGGGTGACGCGAACGATGTCGGAAGCACCGGGCGCCGGCGGGATGGCGAGGTCGCCGGGGAGCACCATGAATGCTCGCTCCCGGCGGGGCTTGCCCTTGGAGCCGAGCACGAGGTCGGGGAACCCGTTGGGGTTCTGCTGCAACTCGACGTAGTCGAGCTTCTCGACGAAGCGCGGCCAGAGGTCCCCGGACCACGGGTCCTGGAACACGTGGCCTGTGACCATCCGGCGCGCATCGAGGGTCTCCTCCTCGAAGAGCTCGCGTCCCTTCTCTGTTGGTAGCCCGTTGCTGCCGAGCAGCCCGCGCTCCTGCAACTCCAGGTAGATGAGCGCCGCGAGGTCGGGGTGAATGTGGAGCCGATCGCCGATGCGTTGCACGTTGGTCGTACCCGCACGGCACATCCCGAGCACCGCCTTCTGGAGGACGTTGAGCTCGCGGTCGCGCACCTCGGGGGCCACCACGCGGTACATCAGTGCGGGCCAGAGGACGAAGCGGCGCTCGCTCCACCGCATCCGTTGGTTCGTGCTGGGCTCCTTGGGCAGACGCGGCCCGAAGTGGAGGACCGGCGCCTCACGCTTGAACAGCAAGGCCATGTTTCCCTCCACAGAGTTCACGGAAAGCGACGAGGCCGCGCAGCGCCTTCTCCGACGCTTCGCCCCTC from Myxococcales bacterium carries:
- a CDS encoding AAA family ATPase; its protein translation is MSKKNKHRHQQQQQQAKAPSSSAMAQATPLVVAPAAPETPAAALAAITEANDAVVAEATEEELNVALATPPSSEASNLDLIAAAKRIDETLALLKARSDQLAKREEELGALEGTVLARDEALNARATTLEDAERGAKEAHARAKQAEEDLRTRELDLQGREVAIRERELNAEAGFAAERRASLKQLDDEAVTLRDELSKARAQIAKERADWEAQRRAEDERWRDEQKRAAAMHESALAETERSSAEQLRVERELLSKERAELKKRAAQVELERDVLREDREAFDERVARRAAHELETAKAKQKDVEARLASAQASRDELYEKLRLRDEAERALGNRPLDEVKKELDSLIRERDSLKALLAKRPNHDVTERLASLERAQEEWESERARLTQESVAARTALAKASIAVTELETLRDQKAALESARDLLHTALEELRKDVNERIRRADGVSPFPACSQMDGDSGLQTQTPVTDEISDLKAFCQDLQHRIAIDPANPDKVLFYELRDIRCFLGGLAMSRLHLLQGISGTGKTSLPLAVARALGAGSTLVEVQAGWRDRQDLVGHFNAFERRFYESEFLQALYRAQCPRYSGLVNIVVLDEMNLSHPEQYFADLLSALEQDPHLQKLDLMTAPVEPAPANLRNGRTLTIPQNVWFVGTANHDETTKDFADKTYDRAHVMELPRNRAQFQPQRLPARAPVSFDAVRAAFAKAQQAHEAKAKEAYAFVDGSFADLLGRRFGVGWGNRLERQMLDFVPVVVAAGGTVGEAVDHILATKLLRKVRDRHDTRPEDLTALGERIAEAWPKLDKTTGAVRSMAIVRDELRRLGAEEEA